Proteins encoded in a region of the Paraburkholderia flava genome:
- a CDS encoding acetolactate synthase large subunit has product MKASDLFVKSLEAEGVEYVFGIPGEENLDLLESLRRSKIKLILTRHEQAAGFMAATYGRLTGRTGVCLSTLGPGATNFVTAAAYAQLGGMPMLMVTGQKPIKTSKQGHFQIVDVVRMMEPLTKYTRQIVSIGNIPATVREAFRQAEEERPGAAHLELPEDVADEEGDGKPIPKSYSRRPVAEEKAIAHAVEAIAGAKHPLLMIGAGGNRKTTTKMLREFVDQIGIPFFTTQMGKGVIDESHPMWLGNATLSDGDFVHRAIDHADCIINVGHDVIEKPPFFMRGADSGEKTVIHVNFLGAEVDPVYFPQIEVVGDIANAVWQLKESLKGRETQWDFARFIEIKQHFDEHLAKGQHDNRFPMYPVRIVNDVYNATPVDGILCLDNGMYKIWFARYYRAHEPNSILLDNALASMGAGLPSAIATKIVHPDRKVIAVCGDGGFMMNSQELETAVRLKLDLVVLILRDDAFGMIRWKQENMNFPDYGMTLRNPDFVDYAKSYGAHGHRVTAADEFAPLLRDCFATPGVHVIDLPIDYSDNERVLNREIKRLSAQL; this is encoded by the coding sequence ATGAAAGCATCGGATCTATTCGTCAAGTCGCTGGAAGCCGAAGGTGTCGAGTACGTGTTCGGCATCCCCGGCGAAGAAAACCTGGATCTGCTCGAGTCGCTGCGGCGCTCGAAAATCAAGCTCATTCTCACGCGTCACGAACAGGCTGCCGGTTTCATGGCGGCGACTTACGGCCGGCTCACCGGACGCACCGGCGTCTGTCTGTCGACGCTCGGCCCAGGCGCGACGAATTTCGTGACCGCGGCGGCTTACGCGCAACTGGGCGGCATGCCGATGCTGATGGTCACCGGCCAGAAGCCGATCAAGACCAGCAAGCAGGGGCACTTCCAGATCGTCGACGTGGTGCGGATGATGGAGCCGCTGACCAAGTACACGCGGCAGATCGTGTCGATCGGCAATATTCCGGCGACGGTGCGCGAAGCGTTCCGCCAGGCCGAGGAAGAACGCCCCGGTGCCGCGCATCTGGAGCTGCCCGAGGACGTCGCCGATGAAGAAGGCGACGGCAAACCGATTCCGAAAAGCTACAGTCGCCGCCCGGTCGCCGAAGAGAAGGCGATCGCGCACGCAGTCGAGGCGATCGCCGGCGCGAAGCATCCGCTGCTGATGATCGGCGCGGGCGGCAACCGCAAGACCACGACGAAGATGCTGCGCGAATTCGTCGACCAGATCGGCATTCCGTTCTTCACGACGCAGATGGGCAAGGGCGTGATCGACGAATCGCATCCGATGTGGCTCGGCAACGCCACCTTGTCCGACGGCGACTTCGTGCACCGCGCGATCGATCACGCGGACTGCATCATCAACGTCGGTCACGACGTGATCGAGAAGCCGCCGTTCTTCATGCGCGGCGCCGACTCCGGCGAGAAGACCGTGATCCACGTGAACTTCCTCGGTGCGGAAGTCGATCCGGTGTACTTCCCGCAGATCGAGGTGGTCGGCGACATCGCGAACGCGGTGTGGCAGTTGAAGGAAAGCTTGAAGGGCCGCGAGACGCAGTGGGACTTCGCGCGCTTCATCGAGATCAAGCAGCACTTCGACGAGCATCTCGCGAAGGGCCAGCACGACAACCGCTTCCCGATGTACCCGGTGCGCATCGTCAACGACGTGTACAACGCGACGCCGGTCGACGGCATCCTGTGTCTCGACAACGGCATGTACAAGATCTGGTTCGCGCGCTACTACCGCGCGCACGAACCGAATTCGATCCTGCTGGACAACGCACTTGCGTCGATGGGCGCGGGGCTGCCGTCCGCGATCGCGACGAAGATTGTTCATCCCGACCGCAAGGTGATCGCGGTGTGCGGCGACGGCGGCTTCATGATGAACTCGCAGGAACTCGAAACGGCGGTGCGGTTGAAGCTCGATCTGGTCGTGCTGATCCTGCGCGACGACGCGTTCGGGATGATCCGCTGGAAGCAGGAGAACATGAATTTCCCCGACTACGGGATGACGCTGCGCAACCCCGATTTCGTCGACTACGCGAAGAGCTACGGCGCGCATGGTCATCGCGTGACGGCCGCCGACGAGTTCGCGCCGCTGCTGCGCGACTGCTTCGCGACGCCGGGCGTGCACGTGATCGATCTGCCGATCGACTACTCGGACAACGAGCGCGTGCTGAACCGCGAAATCAAGCGGCTGAGCGCGCAGCTCTGA
- a CDS encoding MliC family protein, which translates to MKKRQVTASGATEVIARTFIAASLFTVAAIGTIGAISSASAAPLHLTDIQTKNRQTQQYTCATGKILHVTYWNTANGQSFALLPVDGKTLLFVNTLSASGVKYQAGSYTWWTKGPRADLYDATAGDNAPPVLSDCITLVR; encoded by the coding sequence ATGAAGAAACGGCAGGTCACCGCATCAGGCGCAACGGAAGTCATCGCGCGGACGTTTATCGCTGCGTCGCTGTTCACGGTCGCGGCGATCGGCACCATCGGCGCAATCAGTAGCGCATCCGCCGCGCCGCTGCATCTCACCGACATCCAGACGAAAAACCGCCAGACGCAGCAGTACACCTGCGCGACCGGCAAGATCCTGCACGTCACGTATTGGAACACTGCGAACGGACAGAGCTTCGCGTTGCTGCCCGTCGACGGGAAGACGCTGCTGTTCGTCAATACGCTGTCGGCGTCGGGGGTGAAATATCAGGCGGGCAGCTACACATGGTGGACCAAGGGACCGCGCGCCGACCTGTACGACGCGACCGCCGGCGACAACGCACCGCCGGTGTTGTCCGACTGCATCACGCTGGTTCGCTAG
- a CDS encoding DUF6726 family protein: MKQQPQTSLHSGSDDRRGRVGLIGRAGVFATLAALCVGLSGCGLAAAPCRVASAGLKIVPLVGHVAAAPTDACADVIDP; encoded by the coding sequence ATGAAGCAGCAACCACAGACATCGTTGCATTCGGGTTCGGATGATCGCCGTGGCCGCGTCGGCCTCATCGGTCGCGCAGGCGTATTCGCGACGTTGGCCGCGTTATGCGTCGGGCTGAGCGGCTGCGGGCTGGCCGCCGCGCCGTGCCGCGTCGCATCGGCGGGATTGAAGATCGTGCCGCTCGTCGGTCACGTCGCCGCCGCGCCGACCGATGCGTGCGCGGACGTGATCGATCCGTAA
- the purT gene encoding formate-dependent phosphoribosylglycinamide formyltransferase: MQIGQRIGTPLSASATRVMLLGAGELGKEVIVALQRLGVEVIAVDRYADAPGHQVAHRAHVIDMTDAAALRALVESEKPHLIVPEIEAIATDALAAIEADGLAEVIPTARATQLTMNREGIRRLAAEELGLPTSPYAFADSLDELRAGIAKVGYPCVVKPVMSSSGKGQSVLKSDADVEHAWQYAMAGGRVNHGRVIVEGFIDFEYEITQLTVRAIDPATGEIATYFCDPIGHVQVAGDYVESWQPQPMSQLALERAREVAHKSTEALGGRGLFGVELFVRGDDVWFSEVSPRPHDTGLVTLCTQRLSEFELHARAILGLPVDTSLRSPGASAVIYGGLDEAGIAFEGVAQALAVPGSDLRLFGKPESFVKRRMGVALASGANVDEARARAKQAAAAVRPVSAG, translated from the coding sequence ATGCAGATCGGCCAACGGATCGGCACCCCGCTTTCGGCGTCGGCGACGCGCGTCATGCTGCTCGGCGCGGGCGAGCTCGGCAAGGAAGTGATCGTCGCGCTGCAACGGCTCGGCGTCGAGGTGATCGCGGTCGATCGTTATGCCGATGCGCCGGGCCACCAGGTCGCGCATCGCGCGCACGTGATCGACATGACCGACGCCGCCGCGCTGCGCGCGCTCGTCGAGTCGGAGAAGCCGCATCTGATCGTGCCCGAGATCGAGGCGATCGCCACCGACGCACTCGCCGCGATCGAAGCCGACGGCCTCGCCGAAGTGATCCCGACCGCGCGCGCGACGCAACTCACGATGAACCGCGAAGGCATCCGTCGTCTCGCCGCCGAAGAACTCGGCCTGCCGACGTCGCCGTACGCGTTCGCCGATTCGCTCGACGAACTGCGCGCGGGTATCGCGAAGGTCGGCTATCCGTGCGTCGTGAAGCCGGTGATGTCGTCGTCGGGCAAGGGGCAGTCGGTGCTGAAGAGCGATGCCGACGTCGAGCACGCCTGGCAGTACGCGATGGCGGGCGGACGCGTGAATCACGGCCGCGTGATCGTCGAGGGCTTTATCGATTTCGAATACGAAATCACGCAGCTGACCGTCCGTGCCATCGACCCCGCCACCGGCGAGATTGCCACGTATTTCTGCGATCCGATCGGCCACGTGCAGGTTGCTGGCGACTACGTCGAATCGTGGCAGCCGCAGCCGATGAGCCAGCTTGCGCTCGAACGCGCGCGCGAAGTCGCGCACAAATCGACCGAGGCGCTCGGCGGGCGCGGTCTCTTCGGCGTGGAACTTTTCGTGCGCGGCGATGACGTATGGTTTTCGGAGGTCAGTCCGCGTCCGCACGATACGGGCCTCGTTACGCTGTGCACGCAGAGGCTCTCGGAGTTCGAACTGCATGCACGTGCGATTCTCGGTCTGCCGGTCGATACGTCGCTGCGCTCGCCGGGTGCGTCCGCGGTGATCTACGGCGGGCTCGACGAAGCGGGCATCGCGTTTGAAGGCGTCGCGCAGGCGCTGGCCGTGCCGGGCTCCGACTTGCGGCTGTTCGGCAAGCCGGAGAGCTTCGTCAAGCGGCGGATGGGCGTCGCGCTCGCGAGCGGTGCGAATGTCGATGAGGCGCGGGCGCGCGCAAAGCAGGCAGCGGCGGCAGTGCGTCCGGTGTCGGCGGGGTGA
- a CDS encoding META domain-containing protein produces MPSTSSARIVRRIAPLAVLTVAALLAGCSLPVHTDASAPLPDPFNPAATQLLDDTSWDLTTWTQANGSPRDIPHADGKPVTLVLSTATGQRRANGFSGCNRYMGTYALKDGKLSFGLLAGTRMACHTPGGELEPAYLDALEHIARTGVQMRAPQQLQLTLENGDTLLFSRSGQ; encoded by the coding sequence ATGCCCTCAACGTCTTCCGCACGAATCGTGCGCCGCATCGCGCCGCTCGCCGTGCTGACCGTTGCCGCGCTGCTCGCCGGATGTTCGCTGCCGGTTCACACCGACGCGTCCGCGCCCCTGCCCGACCCGTTCAATCCGGCGGCGACCCAGTTACTCGACGACACGAGCTGGGACCTGACCACGTGGACCCAGGCGAACGGTTCGCCGCGCGACATCCCGCACGCGGACGGCAAACCGGTGACGCTGGTACTGTCGACCGCGACCGGACAGCGGCGCGCGAATGGTTTCTCGGGCTGCAACCGCTACATGGGCACGTATGCATTGAAGGATGGCAAGCTGTCGTTCGGACTGCTCGCCGGCACGCGGATGGCATGCCACACGCCGGGCGGCGAACTGGAACCCGCGTATCTCGACGCACTCGAACACATCGCGCGCACCGGCGTACAGATGCGCGCGCCGCAGCAACTTCAACTGACGCTCGAGAACGGCGATACGCTGCTGTTTTCGCGCAGTGGACAGTGA
- a CDS encoding DNA translocase FtsK 4TM domain-containing protein, with protein sequence MSSMHTVVFGWFGVSAVWFIPLFGRLVRAMLPGGVGLRGPGTIRLWLGFVCVLVASCTLEAALVDKFGIAGTDGLGHALAAGLGHLLGQIGTPLVMLALWLVSLPWLIGFRWGSVAAWADAAFGLGFGFGSGRPDSGSNAGKKRRDSGESRNRRGTDEGLPVAPATNTVNTMAPKSQGRYARPTAWRPPVTARDTTRSPSSSTAGSGAGTRVLRGATVPGTVRSTPSSLSSSTSASADRAWTPTEPVAPAGWLRDPGNVARGATASGVASVAGGGVARMAQATPSTARPATPARPSSSLPPSTASSQPMPSQGQHVTRAPSGSAARDALPPSRVPLQTSQRPAMGSDATGAPPRTTRAPAFTRTVAPASPATRVTPPPSVQETLRSIEENTARWTTLAGASLARRHADQGAAGEQEGSGIDAVPVRSGDGPVNDTVASAVVPVVAAAVGSTPAQAVASDTASFDLNSHVKDDAATHADAASIDAPAATIPATAVPTVGDQNAFATTAAGAVSPDVPFAAPDPVASVAAMAGVASSVASMTDAAHASGTITPQSQIDAPVEASVPTDTPVAPSHTPLPDTGVVAHDATPTPLPPSLQRAEPVSMLAAVMDATSAAAVAQSVPAQQPVSTPPWEIPTPAPAAASTDAESHTSHHTADEPRTHYPTTGSQTSPVVDAGQSNGATPPTHTREQPATTYVEPDDTAVPTHTSAPSNVVRFPGLPPVDVEVTPAAPGHASSNTGAEPAADLTARPPLGHSPTSFEFHAPAASSVELPSLDLLERASTDVEPVSDERLAETSALIEQRLQEFKVPVTVVGASAGPVITRFEVEPALGVRGSQIVGLMKDLSRGLGLTSIRVVETIPGKTCMGLELPNAKRQTIRLSEILEARVYQQSPSHLTIAMGKDITGHPVVTDLAKAPHMLVAGTTGSGKSVAINAMIVSLLYKAAPEDVRLIMIDPKMLELSVYEGIPHLLAPVVTDMKLAANALNWCVGEMEKRYRLMSAVGVRNLAGFNQKIRDANAAGKKLGNPFSLTPDAPEPLAKLPMIVVVIDELADLMMVAGKKIEELIARLAQKARAAGIHLILATQRPSVDVITGLIKANIPTRVAFQVSSKIDSRTILDQMGAESLLGQGDMLFLPPGTGYPQRVHGAFVADEEVHRIVEYLKQFGEPQYEEGILDGPATEGATQDLFGDAPDAEADPLYDEAVAFVVRTRRASISSVQRQLRIGYNRAARLVEQMEAAGLVSSMGINGSREVLAPGPAE encoded by the coding sequence ATGTCTAGCATGCACACGGTAGTTTTCGGCTGGTTCGGCGTATCGGCCGTCTGGTTCATTCCCTTGTTCGGGCGTCTCGTCAGGGCCATGCTGCCTGGCGGCGTCGGGCTGCGCGGCCCCGGCACGATCCGGCTGTGGCTCGGCTTCGTGTGCGTGCTCGTCGCGAGCTGCACGCTCGAGGCGGCACTCGTCGACAAGTTCGGCATCGCCGGCACCGACGGACTCGGACACGCGCTGGCTGCCGGCTTAGGTCATCTGCTCGGGCAGATCGGCACGCCGCTTGTGATGCTCGCGCTGTGGCTCGTCAGCTTGCCGTGGTTGATTGGTTTCCGGTGGGGTTCGGTTGCTGCCTGGGCCGATGCGGCGTTCGGGCTGGGGTTTGGTTTTGGCTCGGGCCGCCCGGACTCCGGTTCGAACGCCGGCAAGAAGCGACGCGACAGCGGCGAGTCGCGCAACCGGCGCGGCACCGACGAAGGTCTTCCCGTCGCACCCGCGACGAATACCGTCAACACGATGGCGCCGAAATCGCAGGGCCGCTATGCGCGACCGACTGCGTGGCGGCCGCCTGTGACTGCACGCGATACGACGCGTTCACCGTCCTCTTCGACAGCAGGTTCCGGCGCAGGCACGCGTGTATTGCGCGGCGCTACGGTACCGGGAACGGTACGGTCTACACCCTCATCTTTATCTTCTTCTACATCGGCGTCGGCGGATCGTGCATGGACACCCACTGAGCCGGTCGCGCCTGCGGGCTGGCTGCGCGATCCGGGCAACGTCGCGCGTGGTGCGACGGCCAGTGGGGTAGCGAGCGTTGCCGGCGGCGGCGTTGCGCGCATGGCGCAAGCTACGCCATCGACCGCGCGGCCGGCGACGCCTGCCCGGCCATCGTCTTCGCTGCCTCCTTCAACTGCGTCTTCGCAGCCGATGCCATCGCAAGGGCAGCACGTCACGCGTGCGCCGAGCGGCAGTGCCGCGCGCGATGCGCTGCCGCCTTCGCGTGTCCCGCTACAGACATCGCAACGTCCTGCAATGGGAAGCGACGCGACCGGTGCGCCACCTCGCACGACGCGCGCGCCCGCATTCACGCGAACGGTCGCGCCGGCATCGCCCGCCACGCGCGTCACGCCGCCGCCGAGCGTTCAGGAAACGCTGCGCAGCATCGAAGAGAACACCGCACGCTGGACCACGCTTGCGGGCGCGAGTCTCGCGCGTCGTCATGCGGATCAGGGTGCGGCGGGTGAGCAAGAAGGGAGTGGTATCGATGCAGTGCCCGTGCGCAGCGGCGATGGTCCGGTGAACGACACGGTGGCGAGTGCTGTTGTGCCGGTCGTTGCTGCGGCAGTTGGTTCTACGCCCGCTCAGGCTGTCGCGAGCGATACGGCCTCTTTCGATCTGAATTCGCATGTGAAGGATGATGCGGCGACCCACGCAGACGCGGCGAGTATCGATGCGCCCGCCGCGACGATTCCTGCCACTGCCGTGCCGACTGTCGGCGACCAGAATGCGTTCGCTACAACCGCTGCGGGCGCTGTATCGCCCGACGTTCCCTTCGCAGCGCCGGACCCTGTTGCATCGGTTGCCGCGATGGCGGGCGTCGCGTCGTCTGTCGCATCGATGACCGATGCGGCACATGCTTCTGGAACGATCACGCCGCAGTCGCAAATCGATGCGCCGGTCGAAGCATCCGTACCGACCGACACACCCGTCGCACCATCGCATACGCCGCTGCCCGACACCGGCGTCGTTGCGCATGACGCCACTCCCACACCTTTGCCGCCGTCGTTGCAACGAGCCGAGCCGGTCTCGATGCTCGCGGCTGTGATGGATGCGACGTCGGCAGCTGCGGTCGCTCAGTCGGTTCCTGCACAGCAGCCAGTCTCTACGCCACCATGGGAGATACCCACCCCGGCGCCCGCTGCTGCATCGACCGACGCCGAGTCGCACACATCGCATCACACGGCCGACGAGCCTCGCACCCACTACCCGACGACCGGCTCGCAGACGTCGCCAGTTGTCGATGCCGGGCAGAGCAACGGCGCGACCCCGCCAACCCACACGCGCGAACAGCCCGCGACGACGTACGTCGAACCTGACGACACCGCCGTCCCCACGCACACGTCAGCGCCGTCGAACGTAGTCCGCTTCCCCGGCCTGCCGCCTGTCGACGTCGAGGTAACGCCCGCAGCACCAGGCCACGCATCGTCGAACACCGGCGCCGAGCCCGCCGCCGACCTCACCGCCCGCCCTCCCCTCGGCCACTCGCCGACGAGCTTCGAGTTCCACGCGCCGGCCGCATCATCGGTCGAACTGCCGTCGCTCGATCTGCTCGAACGCGCATCGACCGACGTCGAGCCGGTCTCCGACGAACGGCTCGCCGAAACCAGCGCGCTGATCGAACAGCGTCTGCAGGAATTCAAGGTGCCGGTGACGGTGGTCGGCGCATCGGCGGGACCGGTGATCACGCGCTTCGAAGTCGAGCCCGCGCTCGGCGTGCGCGGCAGCCAGATCGTCGGGCTGATGAAGGATCTGTCGCGCGGCCTCGGCCTCACGTCGATCCGCGTCGTCGAGACGATTCCCGGCAAGACCTGCATGGGCCTGGAACTGCCGAACGCGAAACGCCAGACGATCCGCCTGTCGGAAATTCTCGAAGCCCGCGTGTACCAGCAGTCGCCTTCGCATCTGACGATCGCGATGGGCAAGGACATCACCGGTCATCCGGTCGTCACCGATCTCGCGAAAGCGCCGCACATGCTCGTCGCGGGCACGACGGGTTCGGGCAAGTCGGTCGCGATCAACGCGATGATCGTGTCGCTGCTGTACAAGGCGGCGCCCGAGGACGTGCGCCTCATCATGATCGATCCGAAGATGCTGGAACTGTCCGTGTACGAGGGCATTCCGCATCTGCTCGCACCGGTCGTCACCGACATGAAGCTCGCCGCGAACGCGTTGAACTGGTGCGTCGGCGAAATGGAAAAGCGCTACCGGTTGATGTCGGCGGTCGGCGTGCGCAATCTCGCGGGCTTCAACCAGAAGATCCGCGACGCGAATGCCGCAGGCAAGAAGCTCGGCAATCCGTTCTCGCTGACACCCGATGCGCCCGAACCGCTCGCGAAACTGCCGATGATCGTCGTCGTGATCGACGAACTCGCGGACCTGATGATGGTCGCGGGCAAGAAAATCGAAGAGCTGATCGCGCGGCTCGCGCAGAAGGCGCGCGCGGCCGGCATCCATCTGATTCTCGCGACGCAGCGTCCGTCGGTCGATGTGATCACCGGCCTCATCAAGGCGAACATTCCGACGCGCGTCGCGTTCCAGGTGTCGTCGAAAATCGACTCGCGCACGATCCTCGACCAGATGGGCGCGGAGTCCCTGCTCGGCCAGGGCGACATGCTGTTCCTGCCGCCCGGCACGGGTTACCCGCAGCGTGTGCACGGCGCGTTCGTCGCCGATGAGGAAGTGCATCGGATCGTCGAGTATCTGAAGCAGTTCGGCGAACCGCAGTACGAAGAAGGCATCCTCGACGGCCCGGCGACCGAAGGCGCGACGCAGGACCTGTTCGGCGACGCGCCCGATGCGGAAGCCGATCCGCTGTACGACGAAGCGGTCGCGTTCGTCGTGCGCACGCGGCGTGCGTCGATCTCGTCGGTGCAGCGGCAACTGCGCATCGGCTACAACCGCGCGGCACGACTCGTCGAGCAGATGGAAGCGGCGGGACTGGTGTCGTCGATGGGCATCAACGGCAGCCGCGAAGTACTGGCGCCTGGACCGGCTGAATAA
- a CDS encoding lactonase family protein, with translation MHCTNRAVANIAPQSCNKAGSARSIIKGFVLMATIVASQAAPQAFAQTQTPAAVPADGVYDMLVGTYTGGKSEGIYVYRFDTKTGEATPLSSVRTVNPSYLVVSSDRRHVYSVNELPGDNGPASQRGGISAFGFDPQSGQLTFLNKVSSEGNDPCYLSLSPDGKYLLTANYSVAADPGGSFSVFPLQPDGQVGASVLNVHHEGGGPVKGRQDNSHVHSTVFSPDGHYLFTQDLGADKLYSYRYTPDGSRGLFGPTEVRYTDVKAGTGPRHLIFDADGRHAYLTSELAATVSVFDYADGRLKLVQVLPLAAPGFKGALGGSAIHMSPDGRFLYASNRGDANEIVIYAVDASNGHLKLVGRQSSLGKSPREFTIDPTGKWLIVGNQNSDTAYVFRRDAQTGLLEPNPKRLDIGSPVDFKLVSPS, from the coding sequence ATGCATTGCACTAACCGGGCAGTAGCAAACATCGCGCCGCAGTCTTGCAACAAGGCTGGATCCGCCCGCTCGATAATAAAAGGTTTCGTCCTCATGGCCACGATCGTCGCATCCCAAGCCGCTCCTCAGGCGTTCGCGCAAACGCAGACACCGGCCGCCGTTCCCGCCGATGGTGTCTACGACATGCTCGTCGGCACGTACACCGGCGGCAAGAGCGAAGGCATCTACGTCTACCGCTTCGACACGAAGACCGGCGAAGCGACGCCGCTGTCGTCGGTACGCACCGTGAACCCGTCGTACCTCGTCGTAAGCAGCGATCGCCGGCATGTGTACTCGGTCAACGAGCTGCCCGGCGACAACGGTCCCGCATCGCAGCGCGGAGGCATCAGCGCATTCGGTTTCGATCCGCAGAGCGGGCAGCTCACTTTTCTGAACAAGGTCTCATCGGAAGGAAACGATCCGTGCTATCTGAGCCTGTCGCCGGACGGCAAATATCTGCTGACCGCGAACTACTCGGTCGCGGCCGATCCGGGCGGCAGCTTCTCGGTGTTTCCGTTGCAGCCCGATGGCCAGGTCGGCGCGTCCGTGCTGAACGTGCATCACGAAGGCGGCGGTCCGGTGAAGGGACGCCAGGACAATTCGCACGTGCACTCCACCGTGTTCTCGCCGGACGGTCATTATCTGTTCACGCAGGACCTCGGCGCCGACAAGCTCTATTCGTATCGCTACACGCCCGACGGTAGCCGCGGCCTGTTCGGTCCGACCGAAGTGCGCTACACCGACGTGAAGGCGGGCACCGGTCCGCGTCACCTGATATTCGATGCCGATGGCCGACATGCGTATCTGACGAGCGAACTCGCGGCGACGGTCAGCGTGTTCGATTACGCCGATGGCCGGTTGAAGCTCGTGCAGGTGTTGCCGCTGGCGGCGCCTGGGTTCAAGGGGGCGCTTGGTGGATCGGCGATTCATATGTCGCCGGATGGACGCTTCCTGTACGCGAGCAATCGCGGCGACGCGAACGAGATCGTCATCTACGCGGTCGATGCGTCGAACGGTCATCTGAAACTGGTCGGACGCCAGTCGAGTCTCGGCAAGTCGCCGCGCGAATTCACGATCGATCCGACCGGGAAATGGCTGATCGTCGGCAACCAGAACAGCGACACCGCCTATGTGTTCCGGCGCGATGCGCAGACTGGCTTGCTCGAACCGAATCCGAAGCGGCTCGATATCGGTTCGCCGGTCGACTTCAAGCTGGTGTCGCCGTCGTGA
- a CDS encoding DUF3096 domain-containing protein — protein MNVTLSLGPVVSLIAGILILVMPRLLNIIVALYLILIGVIGIFGVGASHLHL, from the coding sequence ATGAACGTCACGCTCTCTCTCGGTCCGGTCGTCTCGCTGATCGCCGGCATCCTGATCCTCGTCATGCCGCGTCTGCTCAACATCATCGTCGCGCTATACCTGATCCTGATCGGGGTGATCGGCATCTTCGGCGTTGGAGCGTCGCATCTGCATCTGTGA